A genome region from Synergistaceae bacterium includes the following:
- a CDS encoding M48 family metallopeptidase — protein sequence MHNIYFYLIITFYVYDFVSDQWLSYLDRTMWSPVMPAELEGIYDREEYARQQNYNKENDRLGLITSGLYFVVITAALLCGAAGWLDAFLRRYTNHFILLPLSFGLVLMTLSWMADIPFDCYDTFVIEKKYGFNRTTPGTFVLDRLKSFALALILGVPLLSVILSVYHYAQNWFWLLAWIVLSAFSLILAFFYSEWIVPIFNRQTPLEEGELRSAIEAFAEKASFPIQNIYIIDGSRRSTKSNAYFTGFGKKKRIVLYDTLIDDLTVEEIVAVLAHEIGHNRMKHVLREIPISLAESGFMLWLFSLFMNNQPLVSALGGSAMPSFHLSSVGFSLLIIPLKDVLSLLSNCRSRKHEYEADNFTVQYGLGEALISALKKICSKSLENLTPHPVVVFVCDSHPTLLQRIHNIEKQKDSRANSH from the coding sequence ATGCACAATATCTATTTTTATCTCATTATCACCTTTTACGTCTACGATTTCGTTTCCGACCAGTGGCTGTCGTACCTGGACAGGACCATGTGGTCTCCCGTCATGCCCGCGGAACTGGAGGGCATTTACGACAGAGAGGAATACGCGAGACAACAGAATTATAATAAGGAAAACGACCGTTTGGGGCTGATAACTTCAGGCCTGTATTTTGTTGTAATCACAGCGGCTTTATTGTGCGGCGCGGCCGGATGGCTGGACGCCTTTCTTCGAAGGTACACGAATCACTTCATCCTGCTTCCGCTTTCTTTCGGCCTCGTGCTGATGACGTTATCCTGGATGGCGGATATTCCCTTCGACTGTTACGACACGTTCGTCATCGAGAAAAAATACGGCTTCAACAGGACCACGCCCGGCACTTTCGTGCTGGACAGGCTGAAATCATTCGCTCTCGCGCTGATTTTGGGAGTTCCGCTGCTGTCTGTCATTTTGTCGGTGTACCATTACGCGCAAAACTGGTTTTGGCTGCTGGCGTGGATCGTCCTTTCCGCATTTTCGCTCATCCTCGCGTTTTTCTACTCCGAATGGATCGTTCCGATTTTCAACAGGCAAACGCCGCTGGAAGAAGGCGAACTGAGATCCGCTATCGAGGCTTTCGCCGAAAAGGCTTCCTTCCCGATTCAAAATATTTATATCATCGACGGTTCGAGGCGAAGCACGAAATCCAACGCTTACTTCACCGGCTTCGGAAAGAAAAAGCGCATCGTTCTCTACGACACGCTGATCGACGACCTGACTGTGGAGGAAATCGTGGCCGTTCTCGCGCATGAAATCGGCCACAACAGGATGAAACACGTTCTTCGCGAAATACCGATTTCGCTTGCGGAGTCCGGATTCATGTTGTGGTTATTCTCTCTTTTCATGAACAATCAACCGCTCGTCTCCGCCCTTGGGGGAAGCGCCATGCCGTCGTTCCACCTGAGCTCCGTCGGTTTTTCTCTGCTGATCATCCCGCTCAAGGACGTTTTGAGCCTGTTGTCGAACTGTCGCTCCCGAAAACACGAATATGAGGCCGACAATTTCACCGTTCAATACGGGCTGGGGGAAGCTCTGATTTCGGCTCTCAAAAAAATCTGCTCCAAATCGCTGGAAAACCTGACCCCTCACCCTGTCGTCGTCTTCGTGTGTGACTCTCATCCGACGCTGCTGCAAAGGATTCATAACATCGAAAAACAGAAGGACTCCCGGGCAAATTCCCATTGA
- the ftsH gene encoding ATP-dependent zinc metalloprotease FtsH — translation MGRVVKNLGLYLILIVLVVSLVNMFLTPAQTPQPYNEISYSSFITELNAGRVKFLQIRNNTLPGESSSATLRGELKDGSKFLTYSVNVETLASEAAAKGAIVNVEAPQKTSWWVTILSSLLPTLLLIGVWIFFLYNMQGGGGKVMSFAKSKAKLFLDNRPKVTFNDVAGCEESKEEFQEVIHFLKDPAKFTKLGAKVPRGVLLLGPPGTGKTLLARAAAGEADVPFFSVSGSDFVEMFVGVGAARVRDLFDQAKRYQPSIVFIDEMDAVGRHRGAGLGGGHDEREQTLNQLLVELDGFEEASSTILIAATNRPDILDPALLRPGRFDRHIVVDRPDINGREAILKVHCKDKKLADDVDLSVLARRTPGFVGADLANLVNEAALLSARHDREKIGMEEFEEGIERVMAGPERRSRLISEKEKKIIAFHEVGHALVAKKLPDSDPVHKISIVPRGHAALGYTLQLPEEDRFLVSRTEMLNRISILLSGRAAEELIFEDVTSGAANDLDRATKTARQMVTELGMSDRLGLVKLGRKHEEIFLGRDISEDRDYSEEVAYAIDQEVKSIIDSCYAKAKTILTENRVLLERIAGILLERETLDGKEFDILIDNGDLPEKNGKKGPEKTSEDSSAPGSDEGVQQEAKDDGTKIAGETEQLEEKIPELPDEKTDKLPQREFLA, via the coding sequence TTGGGGCGAGTGGTGAAGAATCTGGGTTTATACCTGATTCTGATTGTGTTGGTGGTCAGTCTGGTGAACATGTTTTTGACACCGGCTCAGACCCCACAGCCATACAATGAAATCAGTTACAGCTCTTTTATTACGGAGTTGAACGCGGGTCGGGTCAAATTTTTACAGATCAGAAACAACACCTTGCCGGGAGAATCCAGTTCGGCGACGCTGCGGGGAGAGCTGAAAGACGGAAGCAAGTTCCTGACCTACAGTGTCAATGTGGAAACGCTGGCCTCCGAAGCCGCGGCGAAGGGGGCCATTGTCAACGTGGAAGCGCCTCAGAAAACCTCCTGGTGGGTGACGATTCTTTCGTCTCTCCTGCCAACGCTTCTGCTGATAGGCGTTTGGATTTTCTTTCTTTACAACATGCAGGGCGGCGGCGGCAAGGTGATGTCCTTCGCCAAAAGCAAGGCCAAGCTGTTTTTGGACAATCGCCCCAAGGTGACGTTCAACGACGTGGCGGGGTGCGAAGAATCCAAGGAAGAGTTTCAGGAGGTCATCCACTTCCTCAAGGATCCGGCAAAGTTTACGAAACTGGGGGCGAAGGTGCCGCGAGGCGTTTTGCTTTTGGGCCCTCCCGGAACGGGAAAAACGCTGCTTGCCCGCGCCGCGGCGGGAGAAGCGGACGTTCCCTTTTTCAGCGTCAGCGGGTCGGACTTCGTGGAGATGTTCGTGGGCGTTGGAGCGGCGCGGGTGCGTGATCTGTTCGATCAGGCAAAACGCTATCAGCCCTCCATTGTCTTCATCGATGAAATGGACGCCGTTGGCCGCCACAGAGGCGCGGGGCTCGGCGGCGGGCACGACGAACGGGAACAGACTCTGAATCAGCTTTTGGTGGAACTGGACGGATTCGAGGAGGCCAGCAGCACGATTTTGATCGCAGCCACCAACCGCCCCGATATTCTGGACCCCGCGCTGCTGCGTCCGGGCCGCTTCGATCGTCATATCGTCGTGGACCGTCCCGACATCAATGGACGCGAAGCTATCCTCAAGGTACACTGCAAGGACAAAAAACTCGCCGACGACGTGGATCTCAGCGTGCTGGCCCGCAGAACGCCCGGTTTCGTCGGGGCGGATCTGGCCAACCTGGTCAACGAGGCGGCGCTGCTTTCCGCCCGGCACGACAGGGAAAAAATCGGGATGGAGGAGTTTGAAGAGGGCATCGAAAGAGTCATGGCGGGTCCGGAGCGCAGAAGCCGTCTGATCAGCGAGAAGGAAAAAAAGATCATTGCTTTCCATGAGGTCGGTCACGCGCTTGTCGCGAAAAAACTGCCGGACAGCGACCCCGTTCATAAAATTTCAATCGTTCCGCGGGGTCACGCGGCTCTGGGTTACACGCTGCAGCTTCCGGAAGAGGATCGCTTCCTGGTGTCGAGAACGGAAATGCTGAACAGAATCAGCATTCTTCTCAGCGGCCGCGCCGCGGAAGAACTGATCTTCGAAGACGTGACCAGCGGAGCGGCCAACGACCTCGACCGCGCGACGAAAACGGCCCGTCAGATGGTGACGGAGCTGGGGATGAGCGATCGACTGGGGCTCGTGAAGCTGGGACGCAAGCACGAGGAAATTTTCCTGGGCAGGGACATCTCCGAGGACCGTGACTACAGCGAAGAAGTGGCCTATGCCATCGACCAGGAAGTGAAATCGATCATCGATTCCTGCTACGCGAAGGCAAAAACGATTTTGACGGAAAACCGCGTTCTTCTGGAGCGTATTGCCGGAATTCTTCTGGAGCGCGAAACTTTGGACGGCAAGGAGTTCGACATCCTGATCGACAACGGGGATTTGCCGGAGAAAAACGGGAAAAAAGGTCCGGAAAAAACGTCGGAGGACTCTTCCGCCCCCGGCTCCGACGAGGGCGTGCAGCAGGAGGCAAAGGACGACGGGACGAAAATCGCCGGAGAAACGGAGCAGCTCGAAGAAAAAATACCCGAACTGCCCGATGAGAAGACGGATAAACTTCCACAGCGGGAGTTTCTGGCATAA
- the hpt gene encoding hypoxanthine phosphoribosyltransferase: MKPNYKTGEILISEGEIQDRVDALAKKIASETPGGELLVVGILNGAVIFLSDLVRCMPPELDVKIDFMSISSYGDAVKSSGVVQILKDIGSNINGRNVLIVEDIIDTGLTLSYLLNTLRTRKPASLRACVLLDKSEKREISVPIDYCGFTIPDTFVVGYGLDCAGRWRNLPDIRTLEI, translated from the coding sequence ATGAAACCGAATTACAAAACAGGTGAAATATTGATTTCAGAGGGAGAAATACAGGACCGCGTCGACGCGCTGGCGAAGAAAATCGCGTCTGAAACCCCCGGCGGAGAACTTCTGGTGGTGGGGATTTTAAACGGAGCCGTGATTTTTCTGTCGGATCTGGTGCGCTGCATGCCGCCGGAGCTCGATGTCAAAATAGATTTCATGTCGATTTCCTCTTATGGAGATGCGGTAAAGAGCAGCGGCGTTGTGCAGATTCTGAAGGACATCGGCTCCAATATCAATGGAAGAAACGTTCTGATCGTGGAGGACATCATTGATACGGGGCTCACGCTGTCCTATCTTCTGAACACCCTGCGAACTCGCAAACCGGCCAGTCTGCGGGCCTGTGTTCTCTTGGACAAAAGCGAAAAACGTGAAATTTCTGTACCCATTGACTATTGTGGTTTTACCATACCCGATACCTTCGTGGTGGGATACGGTCTGGACTGCGCGGGTCGGTGGCGCAACCTGCCGGACATTCGCACTCTGGAGATATGA
- the tilS gene encoding tRNA lysidine(34) synthetase TilS, producing MKTAEARAFYRQAVERLPKEEYERERSRAIPWEVSLSALSSFFFETGKRLGWMEEGTAEAKRAPIILGVSGGSDSMAMLWLFRTFCPRPLIVGHLEHGMRGEISLEDARYVERMAAQWGIESRVLHVDVPGSLRKGESLESGGRRIRRDFLGALARERRAFGVALAHNREDVAETVLFNLLRGTGARGAVGIPERSGIFFRPLLTRSREFLRSILRFRNIEWREDSTNRDNRFTRNFIRNELMPLIAARVNERAVDHLVAFGEEMRYYREEEERRATFLLKTTRTPAGQNALWTMDRAEAASLSLHERVFLIRETGRYLGLHALSRKRGMELARLLQGRKSFEFQWGDGVSVWGDGESVNWRRPDDTKGEKGSG from the coding sequence GTGAAGACTGCTGAAGCAAGGGCCTTTTATCGTCAGGCGGTGGAGCGACTCCCGAAAGAGGAGTACGAAAGAGAACGCAGCCGCGCGATTCCGTGGGAAGTCTCTCTGAGCGCGCTGAGTTCCTTTTTTTTCGAAACCGGAAAACGTCTGGGCTGGATGGAGGAAGGAACGGCGGAAGCGAAACGGGCCCCCATCATCCTCGGCGTTTCGGGAGGAAGCGATTCCATGGCGATGCTCTGGCTGTTCCGGACGTTCTGCCCGCGGCCGCTGATTGTGGGACACCTCGAGCACGGAATGAGAGGAGAGATTTCTCTCGAAGATGCCCGTTACGTGGAGCGGATGGCCGCACAGTGGGGGATTGAAAGCCGTGTGCTCCACGTCGACGTTCCCGGATCTCTGCGAAAGGGAGAATCTCTGGAGTCGGGTGGCCGTCGCATTCGCCGGGACTTCCTCGGCGCTCTGGCCAGAGAGCGCCGAGCCTTCGGCGTCGCTTTGGCGCACAACAGGGAAGATGTCGCGGAAACGGTGCTGTTCAATCTGCTGCGGGGAACGGGAGCCCGCGGGGCGGTTGGAATTCCCGAACGAAGCGGGATTTTTTTTCGGCCTCTCCTGACCCGTTCTCGGGAATTTCTGCGCTCCATCCTGCGCTTTCGCAATATCGAATGGCGTGAAGACAGCACGAATCGGGATAACCGTTTTACGCGCAATTTCATCCGCAATGAACTCATGCCGCTGATTGCCGCTCGTGTGAATGAGAGAGCCGTTGATCATCTGGTGGCCTTTGGGGAAGAAATGCGTTATTATCGCGAAGAGGAAGAACGCCGCGCAACTTTCCTTTTGAAAACGACGAGGACGCCCGCCGGCCAGAACGCCCTCTGGACGATGGACCGGGCGGAGGCCGCGTCGCTTTCCCTTCATGAAAGAGTTTTTTTGATTCGAGAAACGGGACGATATTTGGGACTTCACGCCCTTTCTCGAAAACGCGGCATGGAACTGGCGCGTCTGTTGCAGGGACGAAAAAGCTTCGAGTTTCAGTGGGGAGACGGCGTGTCCGTATGGGGCGATGGAGAAAGCGTGAACTGGCGTCGTCCTGACGACACGAAAGGGGAAAAGGGGAGTGGCTGA
- a CDS encoding SulP family inorganic anion transporter, producing the protein MTAGYLIKNYVRDIKREFAGYSAANFRQDALAGATVAAVALPLALAFGVGSGADAAAGLISAIVSAFVIGTLSGASFQISGPTGAMTAILIPLSIKFGISGVLAAGFISGILLTAAGLCKAGRLVNLIPVSVITGFTSGIAIIIALGQLESFLGVSSQGSGTLIRVWNIFARGFNPNPYAVATGLAVIGLILLWPARWASVIPGSLVSIVLAAELSSALDLPLATVGQIPVKLIHDAHLSFETFHLAFSEPMLLAGTSIAALGMVESLLCGVAGGRMKGEKLDVDRELVAQGIGNMLLPFLGGVPATAAIARSSVAIRSGGRTRMTGAVQGAILLLSMFLLAPFMSKIPLAALAGVLMVTAWRMNEWHTIRYIFARKFRMAELKFLITLSATVFFDLTVAIAAGVFFAIAVFVFNVANLVITVHEADSRLFPAGSGDKEHARIVSVTGPMFFAAMERFETAVHQIKADILVFSMGGVPYIDASGAHQLRNFCKARKDRGETILFASLHPGVKEFLDQAGIVEIVGRDAFFDSVPAALGSVGKKTELSSD; encoded by the coding sequence ATGACTGCAGGGTATCTGATCAAAAACTACGTTCGGGACATCAAAAGAGAATTCGCGGGGTACAGTGCGGCGAACTTCCGGCAGGACGCCCTTGCCGGCGCTACAGTGGCGGCGGTGGCTCTGCCCCTGGCGCTGGCTTTCGGAGTGGGAAGCGGCGCGGACGCGGCGGCGGGACTTATATCAGCCATTGTTTCGGCTTTCGTCATCGGAACGCTTTCCGGAGCGTCCTTTCAGATCTCCGGTCCCACAGGAGCTATGACTGCAATCCTCATTCCCCTGTCCATAAAATTCGGAATTTCCGGTGTTCTGGCCGCGGGATTTATATCGGGAATTTTGCTGACGGCGGCGGGCCTCTGTAAGGCGGGCAGACTGGTGAATCTCATTCCGGTCTCTGTCATCACCGGCTTTACGTCGGGAATCGCCATCATCATCGCCCTGGGACAGCTCGAATCTTTCCTGGGGGTTTCATCCCAGGGGTCGGGGACCCTCATTCGGGTATGGAACATCTTTGCCCGGGGATTCAACCCCAATCCTTACGCCGTCGCAACGGGACTCGCGGTCATCGGACTCATTCTCCTCTGGCCCGCCAGATGGGCCTCAGTGATTCCGGGCTCGCTGGTGAGCATCGTTCTTGCCGCAGAGCTTTCCTCCGCTCTGGATCTGCCTCTGGCCACGGTGGGGCAAATTCCGGTAAAACTCATTCATGACGCGCATCTCTCCTTCGAGACGTTTCATCTGGCGTTTTCCGAGCCCATGCTCCTGGCGGGAACGAGCATCGCCGCTCTGGGGATGGTCGAAAGCCTGCTCTGCGGCGTGGCGGGAGGCAGGATGAAGGGAGAAAAACTCGACGTGGACAGAGAACTGGTCGCTCAGGGCATCGGCAATATGCTGCTCCCCTTTCTGGGCGGCGTTCCCGCTACGGCGGCCATCGCCCGCTCCAGCGTCGCCATCCGCTCCGGCGGCAGAACCCGAATGACCGGAGCTGTGCAGGGAGCCATTCTTCTGCTTTCGATGTTCCTGCTGGCGCCTTTCATGTCAAAGATACCTCTGGCGGCCCTCGCCGGAGTGCTGATGGTCACCGCGTGGCGCATGAATGAATGGCATACCATTCGATATATTTTTGCTCGAAAGTTCCGCATGGCCGAACTGAAATTTCTCATCACACTGAGCGCAACCGTCTTTTTTGACCTGACCGTCGCCATCGCGGCGGGGGTTTTCTTTGCCATCGCCGTCTTTGTTTTTAACGTCGCCAATCTTGTAATCACCGTTCACGAAGCGGATTCCCGTCTTTTCCCGGCAGGGAGCGGAGATAAGGAACACGCCCGGATCGTTTCCGTGACCGGCCCCATGTTTTTCGCCGCCATGGAGCGTTTCGAGACCGCTGTCCATCAGATAAAGGCCGATATACTGGTTTTCTCCATGGGAGGCGTTCCCTATATCGATGCCTCCGGTGCACATCAGTTGCGAAATTTCTGCAAAGCGCGCAAAGACCGGGGAGAAACCATTTTGTTTGCGTCGCTTCATCCAGGAGTGAAAGAATTTCTGGACCAGGCGGGCATCGTGGAAATCGTGGGCAGAGACGCGTTTTTCGACAGCGTCCCCGCCGCACTGGGTTCGGTTGGTAAAAAAACGGAGCTTTCTTCTGACTGA